Sequence from the Paenibacillus riograndensis SBR5 genome:
ACAATCAATCCTTTTACTAGCTTCACAACAATTCCCCCTGTTTTTTGGTATATTCATATTATATATTAAAATTTTAATAATAACAACGTGATAAATTTCACAAATTTGTGTCTATCATTTTTTTATTATGCAAATTCAATATATTTGGCAGTGAAGTCGCTTTTATGCAAAATTATGTAATTGTAGTCAGCGAATGATCCTATTCATCTAAACGGAACACTTATCTCAGGTTAAGCCATTTCATCCACCCGGACACATTTCAGGTTTCTGGTCTTCAGCTGGTTCAGTACTTCCTCCAGAGCCTGGAGCATATAATGAGGAGCATTTCCGTCCGCCCCCAGCGTATCTCCGCTGTCATGCAGCACAATAATAGACCCGTCCCGGATACGGTTCAACAGTGTTGAGCGCAGGGAGGTCTGACATTTCTTCCGGCTCCAGTCATGTGCCATCAGCGACCACAGCACAATCCGGTACTGCTTCAGGCGAAAGAAGTCGAACATATTGATCAATCCCCAAGGCGGACGGTAATAATCAGGCCGGGTTCCGATGATTGACTCCACAATATCTGCAGTCCGCTTCAGATGCCCCCTACGGATGGTGCCGGGCAGCATGAGCCAGTTGGAGGTATGTATATAATTATGAATGCCAATTTGATGGCCTTCCCGGTCCATTCTCTTGATCAGCTCAGGATACCGTTCCGCTTGCGAACCAAGTACGAAAAATGTGGCTTTTACTTTATGCTGTGCCAGAAGATCCAGCAATCTGGGGGTGTATTCCGGATGCGGCCCATCATCAAAGGTGAAAGCCACCTCCTTGGGAGACGTCCCCCGGCGCATGACGCCATACCCCGCCAGCCGTGTTAAAAGACTGGGGAGTAACATGTATAAGATA
This genomic interval carries:
- a CDS encoding polysaccharide deacetylase family protein; translation: MLSHLTIGIISIFILYMLLPSLLTRLAGYGVMRRGTSPKEVAFTFDDGPHPEYTPRLLDLLAQHKVKATFFVLGSQAERYPELIKRMDREGHQIGIHNYIHTSNWLMLPGTIRRGHLKRTADIVESIIGTRPDYYRPPWGLINMFDFFRLKQYRIVLWSLMAHDWSRKKCQTSLRSTLLNRIRDGSIIVLHDSGDTLGADGNAPHYMLQALEEVLNQLKTRNLKCVRVDEMA